Proteins from a genomic interval of Diospyros lotus cultivar Yz01 chromosome 6, ASM1463336v1, whole genome shotgun sequence:
- the LOC127804977 gene encoding protein HEAT INTOLERANT 4-like isoform X1, producing MRKGAKRKASKKEEQKPTEKIPNNDARKSTEEKTSKAGGRPKRIKASKPESEPEFFPDKRNLEDLWKQVFPVGTEWDQLDHVYQYNWNFSNLEGAFEEGGELYGKKVYLFGCTEPQLVFFKDEGKVTCIPVVVAVVSPFPPSDKIGINSVQREAEEIVPMKQMKMDWVPYIPLENRDSQVERLKSQIFILSCTQRRAGLRHMKIERVKKFEYCLPYFYHPFQEDELEQSTIVQIIFPAEPKPVFCEFDWELDELEEFTVKLIEEEELSEDQKNAFKDFVKEKVREGKKANREAREARKKALEEMNEETKAAFLNMRFYKFYPVATPDTPDVSNVKSPFINRYYGKAHTVL from the exons ATGAGGAAGGGAGCCAAGAGAAAGGCGAGCAAAAAGGAGGAGCAGAAGCCTACAGAAAAGATCCCAAATAACGATGCAAGAAAATCTACCGAGGAGAAGACAAGCAAAGCTGGCGGAAGGCCTAAGCGGATTAAGGCTTCAAAGCCTGAATCTGAGCCCGAGTTCTTCCCGGACAAGCGTAATTTG GAAGACCTATGGAAGCAGGTTTTTCCTGTTGGTACAGAG TGGGATCAGTTGGACCATGTTTATCAGTACAATTGGAATTTCTCCAACCTAGAA GGTGCATTTGAAGAGGGTGGAGAACTCTATGGGAAGAAAGTCTACCTTTTTGGTTGTACTGAGC CTCAGTTGGTCTTTTTCAAGGATGAAGGAAAAGTAACCTGCATTCCTGTTGTGGTAGCT GTTGTCTCTCCTTTTCCACCTTCTGATAAGATTGGGATTAACTCAGTCCAGAGGGAGGCTGAGGAAATTGTTCCCATGAAGCAGATGAAGATGGACTGGGTTCCTTACATCCCATTGGAAAATAG GGACTCTCAAGTAGAAAGacttaaatcccaaatttttaTCCTTAGCTGTACACAGAGAAG AGCTGGTTTAAGGCATATGAAGATAGAACGTGTCAAGAAATTTGAGTACTGCTTACCTT ATTTCTATCATCCCTTTCAAGAAGATGAACTTGAACAGAGCACTATTGTCCAAATCATATTTCCAGCTGAACCAAAGCCG GTGTTCTGTGAGTTCGATTGGGAGCTTGATGAATTAGAG GAATTTACTGTTAAGCTTATTGAGGAGGAAGAGTTGTCTGAAGATCAGAAGAATGCTTTTAAG GATTTTGTGAAGGAAAAGGTTCGCGAAGGGAAAAAAGCTAATCGTGAG GCAAGGGAAGCTCGGAAGAAAGCATTAGAAGAAATGAATGAGGAAACAAAAGCTGCATTTCTGAATATGAGATTTTACAAGTTCTATCCAGTGGCAACACCTGATACTCCTGATGTGTCGAATGTAAAG TCTCCATTTATCAACAGATACTACGGGAAGGCTCATACAGTTCTGTGA
- the LOC127804977 gene encoding protein HEAT INTOLERANT 4-like isoform X3: MRKGAKRKASKKEEQKPTEKIPNNDARKSTEEKTSKAGGRPKRIKASKPESEPEFFPDKRNLEDLWKQVFPVGTEGAFEEGGELYGKKVYLFGCTEPQLVFFKDEGKVTCIPVVVAVVSPFPPSDKIGINSVQREAEEIVPMKQMKMDWVPYIPLENRDSQVERLKSQIFILSCTQRRAGLRHMKIERVKKFEYCLPYFYHPFQEDELEQSTIVQIIFPAEPKPVFCEFDWELDELEEFTVKLIEEEELSEDQKNAFKDFVKEKVREGKKANREAREARKKALEEMNEETKAAFLNMRFYKFYPVATPDTPDVSNVKSPFINRYYGKAHTVL; encoded by the exons ATGAGGAAGGGAGCCAAGAGAAAGGCGAGCAAAAAGGAGGAGCAGAAGCCTACAGAAAAGATCCCAAATAACGATGCAAGAAAATCTACCGAGGAGAAGACAAGCAAAGCTGGCGGAAGGCCTAAGCGGATTAAGGCTTCAAAGCCTGAATCTGAGCCCGAGTTCTTCCCGGACAAGCGTAATTTG GAAGACCTATGGAAGCAGGTTTTTCCTGTTGGTACAGAG GGTGCATTTGAAGAGGGTGGAGAACTCTATGGGAAGAAAGTCTACCTTTTTGGTTGTACTGAGC CTCAGTTGGTCTTTTTCAAGGATGAAGGAAAAGTAACCTGCATTCCTGTTGTGGTAGCT GTTGTCTCTCCTTTTCCACCTTCTGATAAGATTGGGATTAACTCAGTCCAGAGGGAGGCTGAGGAAATTGTTCCCATGAAGCAGATGAAGATGGACTGGGTTCCTTACATCCCATTGGAAAATAG GGACTCTCAAGTAGAAAGacttaaatcccaaatttttaTCCTTAGCTGTACACAGAGAAG AGCTGGTTTAAGGCATATGAAGATAGAACGTGTCAAGAAATTTGAGTACTGCTTACCTT ATTTCTATCATCCCTTTCAAGAAGATGAACTTGAACAGAGCACTATTGTCCAAATCATATTTCCAGCTGAACCAAAGCCG GTGTTCTGTGAGTTCGATTGGGAGCTTGATGAATTAGAG GAATTTACTGTTAAGCTTATTGAGGAGGAAGAGTTGTCTGAAGATCAGAAGAATGCTTTTAAG GATTTTGTGAAGGAAAAGGTTCGCGAAGGGAAAAAAGCTAATCGTGAG GCAAGGGAAGCTCGGAAGAAAGCATTAGAAGAAATGAATGAGGAAACAAAAGCTGCATTTCTGAATATGAGATTTTACAAGTTCTATCCAGTGGCAACACCTGATACTCCTGATGTGTCGAATGTAAAG TCTCCATTTATCAACAGATACTACGGGAAGGCTCATACAGTTCTGTGA
- the LOC127804977 gene encoding protein HEAT INTOLERANT 4-like isoform X2, translated as MRKGAKRKASKKEEQKPTEKIPNNDARKSTEEKTSKAGGRPKRIKASKPESEPEFFPDKRNLEDLWKQVFPVGTEWDQLDHVYQYNWNFSNLEGAFEEGGELYGKKVYLFGCTEPQLVFFKDEGKVTCIPVVVAVVSPFPPSDKIGINSVQREAEEIVPMKQMKMDWVPYIPLENRDSQVERLKSQIFILSCTQRRAGLRHMKIERVKKFEYCLPYFYHPFQEDELEQSTIVQIIFPAEPKPVFCEFDWELDELEEFTVKLIEEEELSEDQKNAFKDFVKEKAREARKKALEEMNEETKAAFLNMRFYKFYPVATPDTPDVSNVKSPFINRYYGKAHTVL; from the exons ATGAGGAAGGGAGCCAAGAGAAAGGCGAGCAAAAAGGAGGAGCAGAAGCCTACAGAAAAGATCCCAAATAACGATGCAAGAAAATCTACCGAGGAGAAGACAAGCAAAGCTGGCGGAAGGCCTAAGCGGATTAAGGCTTCAAAGCCTGAATCTGAGCCCGAGTTCTTCCCGGACAAGCGTAATTTG GAAGACCTATGGAAGCAGGTTTTTCCTGTTGGTACAGAG TGGGATCAGTTGGACCATGTTTATCAGTACAATTGGAATTTCTCCAACCTAGAA GGTGCATTTGAAGAGGGTGGAGAACTCTATGGGAAGAAAGTCTACCTTTTTGGTTGTACTGAGC CTCAGTTGGTCTTTTTCAAGGATGAAGGAAAAGTAACCTGCATTCCTGTTGTGGTAGCT GTTGTCTCTCCTTTTCCACCTTCTGATAAGATTGGGATTAACTCAGTCCAGAGGGAGGCTGAGGAAATTGTTCCCATGAAGCAGATGAAGATGGACTGGGTTCCTTACATCCCATTGGAAAATAG GGACTCTCAAGTAGAAAGacttaaatcccaaatttttaTCCTTAGCTGTACACAGAGAAG AGCTGGTTTAAGGCATATGAAGATAGAACGTGTCAAGAAATTTGAGTACTGCTTACCTT ATTTCTATCATCCCTTTCAAGAAGATGAACTTGAACAGAGCACTATTGTCCAAATCATATTTCCAGCTGAACCAAAGCCG GTGTTCTGTGAGTTCGATTGGGAGCTTGATGAATTAGAG GAATTTACTGTTAAGCTTATTGAGGAGGAAGAGTTGTCTGAAGATCAGAAGAATGCTTTTAAG GATTTTGTGAAGGAAAAG GCAAGGGAAGCTCGGAAGAAAGCATTAGAAGAAATGAATGAGGAAACAAAAGCTGCATTTCTGAATATGAGATTTTACAAGTTCTATCCAGTGGCAACACCTGATACTCCTGATGTGTCGAATGTAAAG TCTCCATTTATCAACAGATACTACGGGAAGGCTCATACAGTTCTGTGA